In Candidatus Bathyarchaeota archaeon, a single window of DNA contains:
- a CDS encoding ribosome biogenesis/translation initiation ATPase RLI — MIRVAVLDKDRCKSKRCNRECYRFCPKVRSKVEAIVFEEDKPRVVEALCIGCGICVKKCPFKALAIVNLPDELEAECSHRFGPNAFKLFRLPTPSQGVVLGLLGQNGIGKSTAIKILSGEIDINLGYYDSPPPWTEIIKHYRGSTLQEYFLKLSQNNLKVAQKPQYVDKIPRVVTGKVYELLEKLDERDELKKVAKQLQLGPIWNRALDILSGGELQRVAVTAAISREADVYLFDEPSSYLDVKQRLEVARAIRSLKEEDKMVIVAEHDLAILDYLSDQVCVLYGEPGVYGVISHTHGVRVGINIYLEGFISDENVRFRKESIVFHVKPPTVSWGVGETVLKWETMIKSYKGFTLGVEPGEVKKGEVIGILGPNGIGKTTFIKLLAGIEKPDKGTTSTSYELAVSYKPQYISAAYEGTAEELLRSIKKEDFAASWYHSEVLQPLNVKGLLDRDVSQLSGGELQRVAIAACLSREAELYLLDEPSAYLDVEERLNMARTIRRVIESKNATAFVVEHDVVAQDFIADRLMIFDGEPGVKGIANPPTTLRKGMNAFLKKMEVTFRRDPTTKRPRVNKEGSRIDKHQRKVGEYYYVAENQK; from the coding sequence ATGATTAGAGTCGCAGTACTCGATAAAGATAGATGTAAATCCAAACGTTGCAATAGAGAATGTTATCGCTTTTGCCCTAAAGTGAGAAGCAAGGTTGAGGCCATAGTTTTTGAAGAAGATAAACCCAGAGTTGTCGAGGCTCTTTGTATAGGATGCGGTATTTGCGTTAAAAAGTGTCCCTTCAAAGCCCTTGCAATCGTCAATTTGCCCGATGAACTTGAAGCAGAATGCAGCCATCGTTTTGGACCAAACGCCTTCAAGCTTTTCCGCTTGCCAACTCCATCGCAAGGCGTAGTCCTCGGATTGCTAGGTCAAAACGGTATTGGGAAAAGCACTGCAATTAAAATCTTGTCTGGCGAAATTGACATAAATCTTGGTTACTACGACAGCCCCCCACCTTGGACGGAGATCATTAAGCATTATAGAGGTTCAACCCTTCAAGAATATTTCCTGAAGCTAAGCCAAAACAATCTGAAAGTCGCCCAGAAACCACAATACGTAGACAAGATTCCACGAGTAGTCACTGGCAAAGTCTATGAACTGTTGGAGAAACTTGATGAAAGAGACGAGTTGAAGAAAGTTGCCAAGCAGCTGCAGCTTGGACCAATTTGGAATCGCGCTTTGGATATCTTAAGCGGCGGCGAGCTTCAACGAGTCGCTGTGACAGCCGCCATATCCAGAGAGGCTGACGTGTACCTTTTCGACGAACCTTCAAGTTATCTGGATGTCAAACAGCGTCTGGAAGTTGCACGCGCAATACGAAGCCTGAAAGAAGAAGACAAGATGGTGATTGTTGCGGAGCATGATCTCGCCATACTCGACTATTTGTCAGATCAAGTTTGTGTCCTCTATGGAGAACCAGGTGTTTACGGCGTCATCTCTCACACTCATGGAGTGCGTGTGGGCATAAACATCTACTTGGAAGGGTTTATTTCAGATGAAAACGTTCGGTTCAGAAAGGAGTCAATAGTTTTCCACGTAAAACCTCCAACAGTAAGCTGGGGGGTTGGCGAAACTGTACTGAAATGGGAGACAATGATAAAGTCTTACAAAGGTTTCACTTTGGGAGTGGAGCCAGGAGAGGTTAAGAAAGGAGAAGTTATTGGAATCTTAGGTCCAAACGGTATTGGAAAAACAACTTTCATAAAGCTTTTAGCTGGAATTGAGAAACCCGACAAGGGAACAACATCTACATCATACGAATTAGCAGTAAGTTATAAACCACAATACATCTCTGCGGCATATGAGGGCACCGCAGAAGAACTGCTAAGAAGCATCAAAAAGGAAGACTTCGCGGCAAGCTGGTATCACAGCGAAGTTTTGCAACCTCTCAATGTGAAAGGCCTGTTAGATCGCGATGTGAGTCAACTAAGTGGGGGTGAGCTTCAACGAGTTGCCATTGCGGCATGTCTTTCCCGTGAAGCTGAACTGTACTTGCTTGACGAACCAAGCGCTTATCTAGATGTTGAGGAACGTTTGAACATGGCTCGCACCATTCGAAGAGTCATTGAAAGCAAAAACGCCACAGCATTTGTTGTAGAACACGATGTAGTTGCACAAGATTTCATCGCTGACCGATTAATGATCTTCGATGGAGAGCCAGGTGTAAAAGGCATTGCTAACCCTCCAACGACTCTCAGAAAAGGTATGAATGCGTTTCTGAAAAAAATGGAAGTCACTTTTCGACGAGACCCAACGACAAAAAGACCACGAGTAAACAAGGAAGGTTCAAGAATCGACAAGCATCAGCGTAAAGTAGGCGAGTACTATTATGTGGCGGAAAACCAAAAGTAA
- the tpiA gene encoding triose-phosphate isomerase: MLWTPLILVNLKTYMEGTGKKALELAEKAEKVSRETDVCIGLAPQYSDIAKLAKTVSLPIFAQHIDSVGPGGFTGHVLPEAVKEAGAIGTLVNHSERRLKLAEIDAVIRRAKELNLVQVVCTNNASVSLSAATLKPNFIAIEPPELIGTGIPVSKAKPEIVTETIEVVKKVNPEVTILCGAGITSGDDVAAALKLGTKGVLVASGIVKAKEPYKVLLDFAQAATAL; encoded by the coding sequence ATGCTTTGGACACCATTAATTCTTGTAAACTTGAAAACTTACATGGAGGGTACGGGAAAGAAAGCTTTAGAATTAGCTGAGAAAGCCGAGAAAGTTAGTCGCGAAACAGATGTGTGCATCGGGCTTGCCCCTCAATACTCAGATATAGCTAAGCTTGCCAAAACAGTTTCTCTACCAATTTTTGCTCAACACATTGATTCTGTAGGGCCGGGTGGCTTCACCGGTCACGTTTTACCCGAAGCTGTGAAAGAAGCTGGAGCAATAGGAACGCTTGTCAACCACTCGGAGCGACGTTTAAAATTAGCTGAAATCGACGCTGTGATCAGAAGAGCTAAGGAGCTCAATTTGGTACAAGTGGTCTGCACCAACAACGCAAGTGTAAGTCTCTCCGCCGCAACATTAAAGCCAAATTTTATAGCGATTGAGCCACCTGAACTTATCGGAACTGGCATCCCAGTGTCAAAAGCCAAACCTGAGATTGTTACTGAAACCATAGAAGTTGTCAAGAAAGTGAACCCAGAGGTTACCATTCTTTGCGGCGCAGGTATAACCAGCGGCGACGATGTGGCTGCAGCGTTAAAACTTGGCACAAAAGGTGTTCTTGTAGCAAGCGGCATCGTGAAAGCAAAAGAACCATACAAAGTGCTTTTAGATTTTGCTCAAGCTGCAACTGCTCTCTAA
- a CDS encoding DUF89 family protein — protein sequence MKVEIECLSCIIHRGYLEIAEATKNPDLQFKAASALLEYMAKEFKPDAVAAFLGTTRDRIIKRISGNPDVYAAKKRESNQAALELLPSLKKMIEKERSSEERFRKACLAAIVGNIIEFDIPEHEVDFDQLDQLIADAEKELVIDDVSKIYEEAKKASNILYLIDNAGEIVLDKLLVRELKQLGAKVIVVVKGGPILNDATLEDAKAVGMYELADATITTGADAVGLPLPEERSGEFIKAYDEADFVVAKGMGFAETLTESKLRQPHTFLLRTKCNPVARYYGVARGKNVAKLVKP from the coding sequence TTGAAGGTTGAAATCGAATGCCTTTCATGCATTATTCACCGCGGCTATTTGGAGATTGCAGAAGCCACAAAAAATCCTGACTTGCAATTCAAAGCGGCGTCAGCACTTCTAGAATACATGGCAAAAGAGTTTAAACCAGACGCAGTCGCGGCCTTTCTTGGAACAACGCGTGACCGAATAATCAAACGTATATCTGGCAATCCAGATGTTTATGCCGCTAAGAAACGTGAGAGTAATCAGGCGGCTTTGGAACTGCTTCCTTCACTTAAGAAGATGATTGAAAAGGAAAGATCATCAGAGGAAAGGTTTCGAAAGGCTTGTCTAGCTGCGATTGTGGGTAACATCATCGAATTTGACATTCCTGAACACGAAGTCGATTTTGATCAACTGGACCAATTGATTGCTGACGCTGAAAAGGAATTGGTAATTGATGACGTATCAAAAATCTACGAAGAAGCTAAGAAGGCGAGCAACATTCTCTATCTAATAGACAATGCTGGGGAAATAGTTCTAGACAAGCTTCTAGTTAGGGAATTGAAGCAGCTAGGTGCAAAGGTTATAGTTGTAGTGAAGGGTGGTCCCATTTTGAACGATGCTACTTTAGAAGATGCTAAAGCTGTTGGCATGTATGAATTAGCAGATGCCACCATCACAACTGGGGCTGACGCGGTTGGATTGCCTTTGCCAGAAGAGCGTTCAGGAGAGTTCATCAAGGCCTATGATGAAGCTGACTTTGTGGTCGCTAAGGGTATGGGATTCGCTGAAACGCTCACGGAATCGAAATTGCGACAGCCTCATACCTTCCTGTTAAGAACAAAGTGCAACCCAGTTGCTAGATACTATGGGGTTGCGCGAGGAAAAAACGTTGCCAAACTGGTAAAGCCCTAA
- a CDS encoding glycogen debranching enzyme N-terminal domain-containing protein, whose translation MENSLPEIELNSNLLSNLERAFSLEWVITNGLGGYASSSVLGINTRKYHGVLVASFNSPVDRRVVLSKLDEELLVDGEAFPLGANEFRHGIHPLGYKYLKNFLLLPFPTFVYAINRVKLRKTIFMPYQKNATVVFYEVFSPLKEKATLQIFPLINSRHFHSVTDKNKLGWSFVQKPSAQKTILQIAKPQSTMVMSTNSGQYISKGDKWVEDIFFRTDSSQGTSCFDDCYIPGRFEIPVRSGEKTEFYIIAVASEDGEDAENVHSSLCRGLKNLNSSYQKEVDRSVSLLTRFYDQHPRATQEDWLKWLILAANSFIAHRSSTKTKTVIAGYHWFEDWGRDSLISLPGLTLVTGRFGDAREILLTFKHYCSGGIVPNRFPNKAGEKPVYNTVDATLWYFNAVLQYLKYTGDFTFVQQKLWTMLQSVISHHIQGTINNIRLDNDGLVMHGPQLTWMDATTNNNPVTPRDGKAVEIQALWYNALKAMELLASRFEYSDLAEKYRDIAERAKKNFNEKFWNAQKHCLFDVINDEFKDASLRPNQIIAVSLDFSMLDKTKQAEVVSTVHKKLWATYGLKTLSEDDPKYRGRYSGNWAERDYAYHNGTVWPWLIGPFVTAFLEVKNFDAEWRNFAFESFLQPFFKKQMLYAGLGTLSEIFDGEPPHYPRGCISQAWSVAEPLRAYVEDVLLDAPNFERNVLENFSSSETK comes from the coding sequence ATGGAAAACAGTTTACCAGAAATCGAATTAAACAGTAACCTTCTCTCTAACTTGGAAAGGGCATTCAGCTTAGAATGGGTTATAACAAATGGTTTAGGCGGGTATGCTTCTTCCAGTGTTTTGGGAATCAACACACGCAAGTACCATGGGGTCTTAGTTGCGTCTTTTAATTCTCCCGTTGATAGGAGGGTTGTGCTTTCAAAGCTCGACGAAGAACTTCTTGTTGACGGCGAAGCTTTTCCTTTAGGCGCCAACGAATTCAGACACGGCATACATCCACTAGGTTACAAATACCTCAAAAACTTCCTACTGCTTCCATTCCCCACTTTCGTTTATGCTATAAACAGAGTGAAGCTTCGCAAAACAATTTTTATGCCCTACCAAAAAAACGCTACAGTCGTTTTTTACGAAGTTTTCTCTCCGCTCAAAGAAAAAGCAACCTTACAGATTTTTCCCCTCATCAATTCGAGACACTTCCACTCAGTCACGGACAAAAATAAGCTTGGATGGAGCTTCGTTCAGAAACCATCTGCACAAAAAACAATACTTCAGATAGCCAAACCTCAATCCACAATGGTTATGTCAACGAACTCGGGACAGTACATCTCCAAAGGAGACAAATGGGTTGAAGACATATTCTTTAGGACAGACAGTTCCCAAGGAACCAGTTGTTTTGATGATTGTTACATACCTGGACGATTTGAAATTCCCGTAAGATCTGGTGAAAAAACAGAATTTTACATTATTGCTGTGGCGAGTGAAGACGGAGAAGACGCTGAAAATGTTCATTCATCCCTCTGTAGAGGATTGAAAAATCTCAACAGCTCTTACCAAAAAGAGGTCGACAGATCAGTTTCTCTCTTAACAAGATTCTACGACCAACATCCAAGAGCGACTCAGGAGGACTGGTTAAAATGGCTCATTCTAGCCGCTAACTCTTTCATTGCACACCGTTCATCCACAAAAACAAAAACTGTTATTGCGGGCTACCATTGGTTTGAAGATTGGGGGCGCGACTCGCTTATTTCTCTGCCAGGTTTAACTCTTGTCACTGGACGTTTCGGAGATGCAAGAGAAATTCTTCTAACTTTCAAACACTACTGTAGCGGGGGCATTGTTCCAAACCGTTTTCCCAACAAGGCTGGAGAAAAACCAGTTTACAACACTGTTGATGCGACTTTGTGGTATTTCAATGCCGTTCTTCAATACCTAAAATACACAGGTGACTTCACCTTCGTCCAGCAAAAACTTTGGACAATGTTGCAGTCTGTAATTAGCCATCACATACAAGGAACAATAAACAACATACGCTTAGACAATGATGGTTTGGTCATGCATGGACCGCAGCTAACGTGGATGGATGCCACGACAAACAACAACCCAGTTACCCCTCGAGATGGAAAGGCAGTTGAAATTCAAGCATTATGGTACAACGCGTTAAAAGCAATGGAGCTTCTCGCAAGTCGTTTCGAATACAGCGACTTGGCTGAAAAATATCGAGACATTGCGGAAAGGGCTAAGAAGAACTTTAATGAAAAATTTTGGAATGCCCAGAAACACTGTCTCTTCGACGTTATAAACGATGAATTTAAGGATGCGTCACTTAGACCAAATCAAATAATCGCTGTTTCTCTCGACTTTTCTATGCTTGATAAAACAAAACAAGCAGAAGTAGTTTCTACTGTACACAAAAAACTTTGGGCAACTTATGGGCTGAAAACCCTGTCCGAGGACGACCCGAAATATCGTGGAAGATATTCTGGAAACTGGGCTGAGCGAGACTATGCTTACCACAACGGCACAGTGTGGCCATGGTTGATTGGACCGTTCGTCACAGCGTTCTTGGAAGTCAAAAACTTTGATGCAGAATGGCGAAACTTCGCTTTTGAAAGTTTTCTTCAACCTTTCTTTAAGAAACAGATGTTGTATGCTGGACTTGGCACGTTAAGTGAAATTTTCGATGGTGAACCACCACATTATCCTAGGGGTTGTATATCTCAAGCATGGAGCGTGGCTGAACCGTTAAGAGCTTATGTTGAGGATGTATTGCTCGACGCACCGAACTTTGAAAGAAATGTTCTAGAAAATTTTTCTAGTAGTGAAACTAAATAA
- a CDS encoding glycoside hydrolase family 57 protein — MTDICLMFEVHQPLRLNPNFHQDLLARPPQSKKDLFELYFDNALNKHIFDRAARKCYFPANNIILNEIEKFKREKKQFKVSYGISGVFIEQCKSWNPSLLESFKQLAQTGCVEFLDETYYHSLASLFGINRSEFIEQVKMHRQLMKDLFDYEPKVFENTECLYNNAIAKTVADMGYEAIITEGVERILDWRSPNYVYKAKGSSIPVLVRNYRLSDDIGFRFSSTWWNEWPLTAQRYASWIAAIQGQTVVIFIDYETFGEHHWPETGIHEFLRWLPGEVLKWEHLYWRTPSEVVRLHQPVGEIDVHEYDTISWADLERDPSAWISNPMQRVSYEFLKGLEPFVKGLGDKFWLRFWRYFQMSDHLYYMSVKGGGPGDVHCYFNPSGNPIDAFVSFSNVISDFEARILQELQKPELAAKWILRRLPTDKGFTFFYEFARPTNVTTHDMFEFARALNSVTIQSLKYHTERSDFERWLSQVLGDKKLAEKISSITSEKLVGETLRKRLVRVVESRVKQLEALAAKGKV, encoded by the coding sequence TTGACTGACATCTGTCTCATGTTCGAGGTCCACCAGCCACTGCGGCTAAACCCTAATTTCCACCAAGACCTACTGGCAAGACCTCCCCAATCCAAGAAAGACCTCTTCGAACTCTACTTCGATAATGCTCTTAACAAACACATTTTCGACCGTGCAGCTAGGAAATGCTATTTTCCAGCAAATAACATAATTCTCAACGAGATTGAAAAATTCAAACGAGAAAAGAAGCAGTTTAAGGTTTCCTATGGAATTTCAGGAGTCTTTATCGAGCAGTGTAAAAGCTGGAATCCAAGTCTCCTCGAATCTTTTAAGCAGTTGGCGCAGACCGGGTGCGTAGAGTTTCTAGACGAAACATACTATCATTCTCTCGCCAGTCTATTCGGCATCAACCGATCTGAATTTATCGAACAGGTAAAGATGCATCGACAGCTAATGAAAGACCTGTTTGATTATGAACCAAAAGTATTTGAAAACACCGAATGTCTCTATAACAATGCCATCGCTAAAACTGTCGCGGATATGGGCTACGAGGCAATAATAACAGAAGGTGTTGAACGCATCCTTGATTGGCGAAGCCCAAACTACGTATATAAGGCAAAGGGTTCTTCTATTCCTGTTCTGGTTCGCAACTACCGTCTCTCAGATGACATTGGCTTCCGTTTCTCTTCAACGTGGTGGAACGAATGGCCTTTGACAGCTCAGAGATACGCGAGCTGGATAGCGGCTATACAAGGACAAACAGTTGTTATCTTTATCGATTACGAGACTTTTGGGGAGCACCATTGGCCCGAGACTGGAATCCATGAATTTCTCAGATGGCTGCCCGGTGAAGTCCTCAAGTGGGAACATTTGTATTGGCGAACTCCTTCTGAGGTTGTACGTCTCCATCAGCCAGTTGGAGAAATAGACGTGCACGAGTATGACACTATTTCGTGGGCTGATCTTGAACGTGATCCAAGCGCTTGGATTAGCAATCCGATGCAGAGGGTTTCTTACGAATTTTTGAAGGGTTTGGAACCTTTTGTGAAGGGTTTAGGAGATAAGTTTTGGCTGAGATTTTGGCGGTATTTTCAGATGAGCGATCACTTGTATTATATGAGTGTGAAGGGTGGAGGACCTGGCGATGTACATTGCTACTTTAATCCTTCTGGAAACCCGATTGACGCTTTCGTTTCGTTTTCTAATGTGATCTCCGATTTTGAGGCTAGAATTTTGCAGGAGCTTCAGAAACCTGAACTTGCGGCCAAGTGGATTCTGCGGCGACTGCCCACCGATAAGGGCTTCACTTTCTTCTACGAGTTTGCACGACCAACTAATGTGACAACCCATGATATGTTCGAGTTTGCTAGGGCTCTTAATAGTGTCACTATTCAGTCGCTCAAATATCATACAGAAAGGAGTGATTTTGAGAGATGGTTGAGTCAAGTTTTAGGCGATAAGAAGCTTGCGGAAAAAATATCGTCCATAACAAGTGAGAAATTAGTTGGCGAGACGCTTCGCAAAAGACTTGTGAGAGTAGTTGAATCTAGAGTGAAGCAACTTGAAGCATTAGCAGCGAAGGGCAAAGTGTGA
- a CDS encoding glycosyltransferase family 4 protein, translating into MKICLLSWEFPPRIVGGIARHVFGLAKTLAKDGNDVGVVTLDFPGTPDYEEVEGFKVYRSKTEVGHPNFLTWTFLFNHFLEKRLAAANREIDFDLIHIHDWLVAPAGIGFKHFLNKPLVCTMHSTEHGRSSLHDPSSYTIDGMEWWACYEPARVIVTSNSMKGEVCGHFHVPGEKVDVIPNAIEVEKYDVGVDQWAVRRRFGVGDNEKMVLYVGRLVPQKGVEYLIRAVPRISWRFPEVKFIVVGEGWMKGHLEWLADQSEQRWRINFTGFISDNDLVALTKGADVMVVPSVYEPFGIVALEGMAAGVPVVASQVGGLAEVVEHDKTGVHVYPRSLDSIAWGIERVLSDKGYRDWLVKNAYETVKSRFSWKAVAKQTVDVYKRVLGER; encoded by the coding sequence ATGAAAATATGTTTGTTGTCTTGGGAGTTCCCACCTCGAATTGTTGGAGGGATTGCTCGTCACGTTTTTGGATTGGCAAAGACGTTGGCGAAAGATGGAAATGATGTAGGCGTTGTTACGTTGGATTTTCCAGGAACACCAGACTATGAAGAGGTTGAGGGTTTCAAGGTTTACCGTTCTAAAACCGAAGTTGGACACCCAAACTTCCTCACGTGGACTTTTTTGTTCAACCATTTCTTGGAGAAACGCTTAGCTGCGGCAAACAGAGAGATCGATTTTGATCTGATCCACATCCATGATTGGCTTGTGGCGCCTGCGGGTATTGGTTTCAAACATTTTTTGAACAAACCCTTGGTTTGTACGATGCATAGCACTGAACATGGGCGGTCAAGTTTACATGATCCCAGTTCCTATACGATTGATGGAATGGAGTGGTGGGCATGTTATGAGCCAGCTCGTGTAATTGTGACAAGCAATTCTATGAAGGGTGAGGTTTGTGGTCATTTTCATGTGCCTGGAGAGAAGGTGGATGTTATTCCGAACGCGATTGAGGTTGAAAAATATGATGTTGGTGTTGACCAATGGGCTGTTAGGAGACGTTTTGGAGTGGGGGATAATGAGAAAATGGTGCTTTATGTTGGGCGTTTGGTGCCGCAAAAAGGGGTTGAATATTTGATTCGAGCTGTGCCGCGTATTAGCTGGCGTTTTCCCGAGGTGAAGTTTATTGTTGTTGGTGAAGGATGGATGAAGGGGCATTTAGAATGGTTAGCCGATCAGTCTGAGCAACGGTGGCGGATCAACTTCACGGGGTTTATTTCTGATAATGATTTAGTTGCTTTGACTAAGGGCGCGGATGTGATGGTTGTGCCTTCGGTCTATGAGCCGTTTGGGATTGTTGCGTTGGAGGGCATGGCGGCGGGGGTGCCTGTGGTGGCTAGTCAGGTGGGTGGCTTGGCAGAGGTGGTGGAACATGATAAAACGGGCGTTCATGTGTATCCTCGTAGTCTTGATTCGATTGCATGGGGGATTGAGCGCGTCTTATCTGATAAAGGCTATAGGGATTGGTTGGTTAAAAACGCGTATGAGACCGTCAAGAGCAGGTTTAGTTGGAAGGCTGTTGCGAAGCAAACTGTTGATGTTTATAAGAGAGTTTTAGGAGAAAGATAA
- a CDS encoding ArsR family transcriptional regulator, whose translation MSGYPPVSPRPELPEEFKFLCMLHNVGAINAERSLAVEEIAKWTDKELSTILEHLRKLKELGYVHFVNRDGADKYHVSVMGIRKVLTLYS comes from the coding sequence ATGAGTGGGTATCCTCCTGTTTCGCCTCGTCCAGAGTTGCCTGAAGAGTTCAAGTTTTTATGCATGTTGCATAATGTGGGCGCCATTAACGCTGAAAGGTCACTTGCGGTTGAGGAGATTGCGAAGTGGACAGATAAGGAGCTTTCCACTATTCTGGAGCATTTACGAAAGCTTAAGGAGCTTGGGTATGTGCATTTTGTTAATAGAGATGGGGCTGACAAGTATCATGTTTCTGTGATGGGTATACGAAAAGTGTTGACATTGTACAGCTAA
- a CDS encoding DUF763 domain-containing protein: MKRTGVARLPLHYGRAPRWLVARMIKLADAIVTIIIDEYGQDEFLQRISDPFWFQALGCVLGYDWHSSGVTTVLTGVLKNAVKTEKNGVVICGGKGKVSRKAPNEIRLAGEKFGFSKSDVDRLVYSSKMSTKVDNTAIQAGYPLYHHAFFLSEEGKWAVVQQGMSTGDRTARRYHWLSDHVKEFVVEPHEAIVGDTKRDAVLNMTAKESEECRKTSVDISKEKPTKFKHLLESARPEYQKSLRQWMPNTIAEDYAINILSMPRRINWNALRKAYEFQPRN; the protein is encoded by the coding sequence TTGAAGAGAACTGGCGTGGCAAGGCTTCCGCTTCATTATGGCAGAGCACCAAGATGGCTTGTTGCACGGATGATTAAGCTGGCAGATGCAATTGTCACAATAATCATTGACGAATATGGTCAAGACGAGTTCTTACAGCGCATTTCAGACCCGTTTTGGTTTCAAGCGTTGGGCTGCGTTTTGGGCTATGATTGGCATTCTTCTGGAGTGACAACAGTCTTGACGGGCGTGTTGAAAAACGCAGTTAAAACAGAGAAGAACGGGGTTGTTATTTGTGGAGGAAAAGGGAAGGTGTCACGGAAAGCACCTAACGAAATCCGTTTGGCGGGCGAGAAGTTTGGTTTCTCGAAATCCGATGTTGACCGACTGGTTTACTCGAGCAAAATGAGCACAAAAGTAGACAACACAGCCATTCAAGCTGGCTATCCCCTATACCATCACGCCTTCTTCCTATCAGAAGAGGGAAAATGGGCTGTTGTTCAGCAGGGAATGAGCACAGGGGACAGAACGGCGCGAAGGTATCACTGGCTTTCCGACCATGTGAAAGAATTTGTGGTTGAACCCCACGAAGCCATCGTAGGCGACACAAAAAGAGACGCCGTGTTAAACATGACAGCTAAAGAAAGCGAAGAGTGCAGAAAAACCTCAGTTGACATATCTAAAGAGAAGCCCACAAAATTCAAGCACTTGCTCGAATCAGCCAGACCCGAATATCAAAAATCGCTACGCCAATGGATGCCAAACACAATAGCAGAAGATTATGCAATCAACATTCTATCTATGCCCCGAAGAATCAACTGGAATGCACTGCGCAAAGCCTACGAGTTTCAGCCAAGAAACTAA
- a CDS encoding pantetheine-phosphate adenylyltransferase — MKTLSKRFKIVAVGGTFDEFHKGHRVLLRKAFEAGEKVLIGLCTDDFVEKMKKPHEIAPFAVRLEELKGFLRKYSWLERAEIVPLYDPFGPASTSKRIEAIVVSRETEPRTREINEKRKAANLPPLDVIVINMVLAENCDPISTTRIRRLEIDREGRLLKR; from the coding sequence ATGAAAACGTTGAGCAAACGCTTCAAGATTGTGGCTGTTGGCGGAACTTTCGACGAGTTTCATAAAGGTCATCGAGTTTTACTTAGAAAAGCCTTTGAAGCCGGTGAAAAGGTTCTGATAGGTTTATGTACAGACGACTTCGTGGAAAAAATGAAAAAGCCCCATGAAATAGCGCCTTTCGCTGTGAGACTGGAGGAGCTAAAGGGTTTTCTGAGAAAGTATAGTTGGCTTGAACGTGCCGAAATTGTGCCCTTGTACGATCCATTTGGACCCGCATCAACCAGTAAGCGGATAGAGGCAATAGTGGTGAGCCGAGAGACTGAGCCTAGGACCCGTGAAATAAACGAAAAGCGTAAGGCGGCCAATCTTCCACCCTTAGATGTTATTGTCATAAACATGGTATTGGCAGAAAACTGTGATCCTATTTCCACAACTAGAATTCGCCGCTTGGAAATTGACCGTGAAGGGCGACTGTTGAAGCGGTAG